A genomic window from Parasteatoda tepidariorum isolate YZ-2023 chromosome 10, CAS_Ptep_4.0, whole genome shotgun sequence includes:
- the LOC139426761 gene encoding speckle-type POZ protein-like, which translates to MELNHDEVKSCIITTKNGAFSFQWKIYNFYSLRPNISISSPEFYYKDNSYPWFLKLKTLHIFHPTCSAELKLHSNSNDYFDFKFTITVAHNGDRKYENISTWFSFSQLRPAYLLRALELQKLDSTDVLDITCTIDVTGLEGENHSKIVTILHPNLKSSESQSDQQSFSNQNHNDSGKSVRKEQEDNSLLNTVIIADSDDSPDFETMRQVLIDFKRMLTQTMNTDVAIQVEDTTIKAHKAVLSSRSPVFCKMFEHLALETTKGEIEVTDIQASIMKKLINYLYCGEKDSLQYEEACELYYAADKYEILGLREACMKDLLSLLDVSNACPMLSLAYRHSDEAFKEQIMNFISKNFKSIANTESWIELTDKDTKLAALLMRYCADALTK; encoded by the coding sequence atgGAATTAAATCATGATGAAGTGAAGTCCTGTATTATCACTACGAAGAATGGTGCGTTTTCTTTTCAGTGGAAAATCTATAACTTTTATAGTTTACGAccaaatatttctatttcaagtccggaattttattataaagacaATAGTTACCCTTGGTTCTTGAAACTTAAAACTTTGCACATATTTCATCCCACGTGTTCTGCAGAATTAAAGCTACACAGCAATTCTAATGATTATTTTGACTTCAAATTTACAATCACTGTGGCTCATAACGGAGAtagaaagtatgaaaatataagTACTTGGTTTTCTTTTTCGCAATTGAGGCCTGCCTATTTGCTAAGAGCCTTAGAACTACAGAAATTAGACTCGACTGATGTCCTTGACATAACTTGTACTATTGATGTAACTGGACTAGAAGGTGAGAATCATTCAAAGATAGTGACAATCCTTCATCCTAACCTCAAAAGTTCAGAATCCCAAAGCGATCAACAAAGCTTTTCAAATCAGAACCATAATGATTCTGGAAAATCAGTACGGAAGGAACAAGAGGACAACTCACTTTTGAACACAGTGATAATTGCAGACTCAGACGATAGTCCTGATTTTGAAACAATGAGGCAAGTTTTGATCGATTTTAAAAGGATGCTTACCCAAACCATGAATACTGATGTTGCGATTCAAGTCGAAGATACCACAATCAAAGCTCATAAGGCGGTATTAAGTTCAAGATCGCcagtattttgtaaaatgttcgAACATTTAGCATTAGAAACCACAAAAGGTGAGATTGAAGTGACGGATATCCAAGCTTCTATTATGAAAAAACTCATCAACTACTTGTACTGTGGGGAAAAGGATAGCCTCCAATACGAAGAAGCATGTGAGCTTTACTACGCAGCTGACAAGTATGAGATTTTGGGTCTTAGAGAAGCTTGTATGAAAGATCTCTTATCTTTACTTGATGTGAGCAACGCCTGTCCAATGCTCAGTCTGGCATACCGCCATAGTGATGAAGCTTTTAAAGAGCAAATAATGAACtttatttctaagaattttaaatctattgcCAATACAGAGTCGTGGATTGAATTAACAGATAAAGATACAAAACTAGCTGCTCTTTTAATGCGCTATTGTGCTGATGCTTTGACAAAGTAG